The following are encoded together in the Candidatus Bathyarchaeota archaeon genome:
- the thiI gene encoding tRNA 4-thiouridine(8) synthase ThiI codes for MGVGEVLYEHVAFDSVVVRFGGELWLKKTWTRRRYVRCLIENMKRVLKRYNVEYSEVMRRRGRLFLKTTSAVEAASRLSRVFGISSVSPALEVGSNKLEDVVDKCVFLASHVLGEGNSFAVRCRRVGEHPYSSRDVCREVGRRVLDEFGETRSLTVDLKRPDAILGVEVRGNEAFVFSEVVKGVGGMPLGTQGRVICLLSGGVDSAVAGWLVMKRGCPLVPVYFDCKPYTDETATKRVMEITKVLCDWAVGFPRRLYVIPYGHVLGTIVENCPRRLTCLLCKRMMYRVAEVLADQVRAEGIVTGESIGEQTSQTLRNLRVLDRAAEKYPVHRPLLGFDKAETQVLARKIEAYKISARNVQGCKAAHHKPTTKAKLEEIEEAEAELNIKEIVERCIGELKAVDL; via the coding sequence GTGGGAGTAGGAGAAGTCTTGTATGAACATGTAGCTTTTGACTCTGTGGTTGTCAGGTTTGGTGGCGAGTTGTGGCTTAAGAAGACTTGGACTAGAAGGCGTTATGTGCGTTGTTTAATTGAGAATATGAAGCGTGTTTTGAAGCGTTATAACGTTGAGTACAGCGAAGTGATGCGTAGGCGTGGCCGCTTGTTTTTGAAGACAACATCAGCGGTGGAGGCTGCGTCTAGGCTGAGCAGGGTGTTCGGGATTAGTTCTGTTTCTCCCGCTTTAGAGGTTGGTTCTAATAAGCTTGAGGATGTTGTGGATAAGTGTGTGTTTTTGGCTAGCCATGTGCTGGGTGAAGGAAATAGTTTTGCTGTTCGGTGCAGGCGGGTTGGTGAGCATCCTTATAGCAGTAGGGACGTTTGTAGGGAGGTTGGACGTCGGGTTTTGGACGAGTTCGGCGAGACTAGGAGTCTAACAGTTGACTTGAAGCGTCCAGACGCGATTTTAGGCGTTGAGGTTAGGGGCAACGAAGCGTTCGTGTTTAGTGAAGTTGTTAAGGGCGTAGGTGGTATGCCGCTTGGCACTCAAGGCCGTGTGATTTGTTTATTGAGTGGCGGTGTTGATTCCGCTGTTGCTGGCTGGTTGGTTATGAAGCGTGGATGCCCATTGGTGCCTGTTTATTTTGATTGTAAGCCTTACACAGATGAGACCGCAACGAAGAGAGTTATGGAGATAACCAAAGTTTTGTGTGATTGGGCGGTTGGGTTTCCACGGCGTTTGTATGTGATTCCTTACGGTCATGTTCTTGGGACTATCGTGGAAAATTGTCCGCGTCGTCTGACTTGTCTGTTGTGCAAGCGTATGATGTATCGAGTGGCTGAGGTTTTGGCTGACCAAGTTAGGGCTGAAGGAATTGTGACCGGAGAATCGATTGGAGAGCAGACGAGTCAGACTCTTCGGAATCTTAGAGTGCTGGATAGGGCTGCCGAGAAGTATCCAGTTCATAGACCTCTTTTGGGTTTTGACAAGGCTGAAACACAAGTATTAGCTAGAAAGATAGAAGCATACAAGATTTCAGCCAGAAACGTACAGGGATGCAAAGCGGCACATCATAAACCTACAACCAAGGCAAAACTGGAAGAGATTGAGGAGGCGGAGGCTGAACTGAATATTAAAGAGATAGTGGAACGTTGCATAGGAGAGCTCAAAGCTGTGGATTTATAA